One Setaria italica strain Yugu1 chromosome II, Setaria_italica_v2.0, whole genome shotgun sequence DNA segment encodes these proteins:
- the LOC101772619 gene encoding probable carboxylesterase 2, whose protein sequence is MAARILLPLLLFLLGSHCWTGAAAAARRQLLQARRAGDPNSQVKFDFSPFLIEYKSGRVKRLMGTDVVAASSDALTGVTSRDVDIDPSTGVTARLYLPSFRASARVPVLVYFHGGAFVVESAFTPIYHAYLNTLAARAGVVAVSVNYRLAPENPLPAAYDDSWAALKWVLASAAGSDPWLSQYGDLSRLFLAGDSAGGNIAHNLALRAGEEGLDGGARIKGVALLDPYFQGRSPVGADAMDPAYLQSAARTWSFICAGRYPINHPYADPLVLPASSWQHLGASRVLVTVSERDRLNPWQRAYYAALRGSGWPGEAELYETPGEGHVYFLTKLGSPQALAEMAKLVDFINRD, encoded by the coding sequence ATGGCCGCGCGTATCTTGCTCCCGctgctgctcttcctcctcgGCTCGCATTGCTGGAccggggcggccgcggcggcgaggcggcagcTGCTGCAGGCGCGGCGCGCCGGGGACCCCAACTCGCAGGTGAAGTTCGACTTCTCGCCGTTCCTCATCGAGTACAAGAGCGGGCGCGTGAAGCGGCTGATGGGCACGGACGTGGTGGCGGCGTCCTCGGACGCGCTCACGGGCGTCACCTCCCGCGACGTCGACATCGACCCGTCCACGGGCGTCACGGCGCGGCTCTACCTCCCGAGCTTCCGCGCCAGTGCCAGGGTGCCCGTGCTCGTCTACTTCCACGGCGGCGCGTTCGTGGTGGAGTCCGCCTTCACCCCCATCTATCACGCATACCTCAACACGCTCGCCGCGAGGGCGGGCGTGGTGGCCGTGTCCGTGAACTACCGCCTGGCGCCGGAGAACCCGCTCCCGGCGGCGTACGACGACTCGTGGGCGGCGCTCAAGTGGGTGCTGGCGAGCGCGGCCGGGTCGGACCCGTGGCTGTCCCAGTACGGCGACCTGTCCCGCCTGTTCCTCGCCGGCGACAGCGCGGGCGGCAACATCGCGCACAACCTGGCACTGcgcgccggggaggagggcctggacggcggcgcgcggatCAAGGGCGTGGCGCTGCTGGACCCCTACTTCCAGGGCCGGAGCCCCGTGGGCGCCGACGCCATGGACCCGGCGTACCTGCAGTCGGCGGCGCGCACCTGGAGCTTCATCTGCGCGGGGCGGTACCCGATCAACCACCCCTACGCTGACccgctggtgctgccggcgtcgTCGTGGCAGCACCTGGGCGCCTCCCGCGTGCTGGTGACCGTGTCGGAGCGGGACCGCCTGAACCCCTGGCAGCGCGCCTACTACGCCGCGCTCCGGGGCAGCGGCTGGCCCGGGGAGGCGGAGCTGTACGAGACCCCCGGCGAGGGCCACGTCTACTTCCTCACCAAGCTCGGGTCGCCGCAGGCGCTCGCGGAGATGGCCAAGCTCGTCGACTTCATTAATCGCGACTAG